The segment AAGCTTTCCAGCGACTTCTTCAACGACTTCAACCATCGTCTCGCGCCCTTCGTGTGAGGCAGAAATATCGAGAAAAACAAGTTCATCCGCACCTTGTTCATCATAAAAAGCTGCTAGTTCAACGGGGTCACCTGCATCACGAAGATCAACAAACTGCACTCCCTTAACAACGCGTCCATCTTTGACATCTAAGCAAGGGATAATTCGTTTTGTTAGCATGTTATTTCCCCTCTCCTAGTGCTTCTTTCACTGTAAACTGGTTTGTATATAGTGCTTTTCCAACGATTGCACCGGCAACACCTTTTTGCTGTTCGGCTCGCAATTCCGCTAAGTCATCAAGGTTGCTGACACCACCTGAAGCAATCACTTGCTTACCAGAGGCTTCTGCTAAAGCGGCAATCGCTGCTGTGTTCGGTCCAGACAGCATGCCGTCACGTGAAATGTCAGTAAAAATGAACACTTCCGCACCATGCGACGCAAGCTCTTTTGCAAGATCCTCAGCCTTCACTTCTGACGTTTCAAGCCAGCCCTCTGTTGCGACATAACCATCTCTTGCATCAAGACCGATCGCAATTTTTTCCCCATATGTACGAAGCATCTCTTTTGTAAATTCAGGGTTATTAACCGCGACACTGCCAAGAATGACGCGATCAACCCCATTGTCTAAGTAATATGCAACATCTTCAGCAGTCCGAATGCCACCACCAACTTGAACTTTTGCATCAAGCTCACGAGCGACACGCACAACATGCTCATGGTTGATGCGTTTCTTTTCCTTAGCACCATCAAGGTCAACCATATGAATCCACTCGGCACCTTCACTTGCGAAGTGTTTGGCCATATCAAACGGTGAATCACCGTAGACTGTTTCTTGGTTGTAATCCCCTTGAATGAGACGGACACATTTGCCGCCTCGCATATCAATCGCTGGATAAATCGTAAACGAACTCATTGACTTGCTTCCTCCCCTCAACAATCGCCGCATAATTGCGGAGTATGCTCATGCCGATCTCACTACTCTTCTCTGGGTGAAACTGTGTTCCTAACACATTGTTCTTTCCAACAACCGCTGGCACTTCACCATCGTAATTAGCACTTGCTAGTAACGCCTCACGATCCTTGATACGAACAACGTACGAGTGTACAAAATAAACATGACCTTGCTCAACGTCTTCTAACAATGGGTGCTTTGGTTGCTGAAAAGACAGTCGGTTCCAGCCCATATGTGGCACTTTATAAGGAACGCCATCTTTCGTTACCCCTGGAAAACGTTCAACACGACCCGGAAGTAAGTTCAAACCCTTCGTCTGGCCGTTTTCTTCACTTTCTTCAAACAACAGCTGCATCCCAAGGCAAATCCCAAGCAACGGCTTACCAGCTTCTGCCCAGTCGATCACAAATTCATCTAACTGTTCTTCTTTTAAAATCGCCATTGCATCACGAAATGAGCCGACCCCTGGTAAAATTAAACCTTTTGCTTCTTTTAACTTTTTTGGATCCTCAGAAATAAAATAGTCATAGTCAAGGCGTTCAAGTGCCTTACTGACGCTATGAAGGTTCCCCATGCCATAATCGATAATTCCGATCATTTACAACATTCCTTTCGTTGATGGAATTCCTTTCACACGGTCATCGATCGTCGTCGCTTCATCTAATGCCCGTCCTAACGCTTTGAAAATCGCTTCAATCATATGGTGTGTATTATGACCGTAATGGACGATGACATGTAAATTCATGCGCGATTCTAAGGCCAGCTTCCATAAAAATTCATGAACGAGCTCCGTATCAAACGTACCGACTTTTTCACTTGGGAACTCGGCACGATACTCAAGGTGAGGACGGTTGCTCAAATCAACAACGACTTGCGCAAGAGCTTCATCCATCGGTACAAACGAGTTGCCGTAACGCTTGATTCCTTTTTTATCACCAAGGGCTTCACGCAGTGTATGACCGAGGCAAATGCCGATGTCTTCGGTTGTATGGTGGTCATCAACCTCCGTATCACCATTCGCATTGACCGTTAAGTCAAATTGACCGTGCTTTGTAAAAAGGTCAAGCATATGAGTAAGAAACGGGACACCCGTTTCTAATTCTGACTTTCCTTCACCATCAACGTCAAAGGCAAGCTTGATTTGCGTTTCGTTCGTGTTACGTTCTATGTTTGCTGTTCTTTCGCTCATTTTTGATCCTCCAGTCGCACATCGATCGCACGGGCATGGGCTTCAAGACCCTCGTAACGGGCAATCGCGGCAATTTTTTTACCGTTCTTCGTTAACGCTTCTTTACTATATGAAATGATGCTTGATTTCTTCGTGAAGTCATCGACATTTAATGGACTAGAAAAACGTGCCGTCCCGTTCGTCGGTAGGACATGATTTGGTCCTGCAAAATAATCACCAACAGGCTCTGAGCTGTATGGTCCTAAAAAGATCGCACCAGCATGGCGGATTTTTCCTAGTAAAAGCATCGGCTCTTCGGTTAACACTTCAAGGTGCTCTGGTGCGAGCTGGTTGACTACCTCAACGGCTTCATCTAACGTGTCGGTCACATAAATCGCACCGTGATCAGCCACCGCGACACTTGCAATTTCTTTACGTGGCAATGTTTCTAGCTGACGATCAACTTCTGCTGCTACCTGTTCAGCGAGGGCCTCAGAAGGCGTGACAAGGACAGCGGATGAAAGCATATCATGTTCAGCTTGTGAGAGAAGATCGGCAGCGATATAAGCTGGGTTTGCTTTTTCATCGGCTAAGACGACGATCTCGCTCGGCCCGGCAATCATATCGATATCGACATGGCCAAATACTTCGCGCTTCGCTAAGGCAACGTAAATGTTGCCTGGCCCGACGATTTTATCAACCGCAGGAATAGTTTCAGTTCCGTAGGCAAGAGCGGCAACGGCTTGTGCACCGCCAAGCTTATAAATGTTTGAAATCCCGAGCTCATTCGCAGCGACGAGTACGCCAGCCGGTAAGGTCCCATCTTTTTGTGGAGGAGAGACGATGACAATCTCACCAACCTCAGCCACTTGGGCAGGAGCAACGTTCATAATCACTGATGACGGATAAGCCGCTGTTCCACCAGGGACGTAGACCCCAACCGAATCGAGTGGAACAATTTTTTGCCCGAGTACGGTTCCATCTTCGTTTGTCGTTAACCACGATTGGCGTTTTTGACGTTGGTGGAACTCACGGATGTTGACGATTGCTTCCTTGAGCGCGTTCAACACTTCATCATCGATACTGTCATAAGCGGCTTCAATTTCAGCTTTTGTGACTAAAAAATCAGAAAGAGTGACACCATCAAACTTTTCCGTTAACGCGATTAGTGCCTTATCGCCTTGCTCTTTTACTTGCGCGATAATGTTTGTGACCGCATCGCGCTGCATTTCCGTACCAGTATCAATGTTCCTTTTTAATGTGACATCTTCGGTTACCTTTTCAATCCTCACTGACTATTCCTCCTCGACAACAGCTGCTAATCTCTCGACCATTTCATCAATCTGTGCATCCTTCATGCGATAGCTGACCGGATTGACGATTAATCGTGACGTGATTGGGATAATTTTTTCTAATTCGACAAGACCGTTTTCCTTCAAGGTGCGGCCTGTTGAAACGATATCTACAATACGGTCG is part of the Desertibacillus haloalkaliphilus genome and harbors:
- the hisB gene encoding imidazoleglycerol-phosphate dehydratase HisB codes for the protein MSERTANIERNTNETQIKLAFDVDGEGKSELETGVPFLTHMLDLFTKHGQFDLTVNANGDTEVDDHHTTEDIGICLGHTLREALGDKKGIKRYGNSFVPMDEALAQVVVDLSNRPHLEYRAEFPSEKVGTFDTELVHEFLWKLALESRMNLHVIVHYGHNTHHMIEAIFKALGRALDEATTIDDRVKGIPSTKGML
- the hisH gene encoding imidazole glycerol phosphate synthase subunit HisH — translated: MIGIIDYGMGNLHSVSKALERLDYDYFISEDPKKLKEAKGLILPGVGSFRDAMAILKEEQLDEFVIDWAEAGKPLLGICLGMQLLFEESEENGQTKGLNLLPGRVERFPGVTKDGVPYKVPHMGWNRLSFQQPKHPLLEDVEQGHVYFVHSYVVRIKDREALLASANYDGEVPAVVGKNNVLGTQFHPEKSSEIGMSILRNYAAIVEGRKQVNEFVYDLSSD
- the hisD gene encoding histidinol dehydrogenase, with the protein product MRIEKVTEDVTLKRNIDTGTEMQRDAVTNIIAQVKEQGDKALIALTEKFDGVTLSDFLVTKAEIEAAYDSIDDEVLNALKEAIVNIREFHQRQKRQSWLTTNEDGTVLGQKIVPLDSVGVYVPGGTAAYPSSVIMNVAPAQVAEVGEIVIVSPPQKDGTLPAGVLVAANELGISNIYKLGGAQAVAALAYGTETIPAVDKIVGPGNIYVALAKREVFGHVDIDMIAGPSEIVVLADEKANPAYIAADLLSQAEHDMLSSAVLVTPSEALAEQVAAEVDRQLETLPRKEIASVAVADHGAIYVTDTLDEAVEVVNQLAPEHLEVLTEEPMLLLGKIRHAGAIFLGPYSSEPVGDYFAGPNHVLPTNGTARFSSPLNVDDFTKKSSIISYSKEALTKNGKKIAAIARYEGLEAHARAIDVRLEDQK
- the hisA gene encoding 1-(5-phosphoribosyl)-5-[(5-phosphoribosylamino)methylideneamino]imidazole-4-carboxamide isomerase, producing MSSFTIYPAIDMRGGKCVRLIQGDYNQETVYGDSPFDMAKHFASEGAEWIHMVDLDGAKEKKRINHEHVVRVARELDAKVQVGGGIRTAEDVAYYLDNGVDRVILGSVAVNNPEFTKEMLRTYGEKIAIGLDARDGYVATEGWLETSEVKAEDLAKELASHGAEVFIFTDISRDGMLSGPNTAAIAALAEASGKQVIASGGVSNLDDLAELRAEQQKGVAGAIVGKALYTNQFTVKEALGEGK